Proteins found in one Sorghum bicolor cultivar BTx623 chromosome 1, Sorghum_bicolor_NCBIv3, whole genome shotgun sequence genomic segment:
- the LOC8059284 gene encoding NADPH-dependent aldehyde reductase-like protein, chloroplastic has product MAAASSTTPPFDGRVAIVTGGSRGIGREVSSHLAALGARVVVNYASNPGKAEELVAELASRGLRAVAVRADVSDPAAVRALFDRAEEAFGSPPHIVVACAGIMDAKYPALADTAVEDFDATFAVNTRGKFLVCREAARRIPPNSGGRIVTFSSSTVAVLTPGYAAYAASNAAVEAMTRILAKEVAAKGITANVVAPGPVNTDLFFAGKDEASLERVKKTIGRIAETTEIAPVVAFLASEASSWVNGQVIRVNGGVA; this is encoded by the coding sequence ATGGCAGCAGCGTCGTCCACCACGCCGCCGTTCGACGGCCGCGTCGCGATCGTCACCGGCGGGTCTCGGGGCATTGGCCGCGAGGTGTCCTCCCACCTCGCCGCGCTCGGCGCACGCGTCGTGGTCAACTACGCCTCCAACCCGGGCAAGGCCGAGGAGCTCGTCGCAGAGCTCGCCTCGCGCGGCCTCCGCGCCGTGGCCGTGCGCGCGGACGTCTCCGACCCGGCCGCCGTGCGCGCGCTCTTCGACCGCGCCGAGGAGGCCTTCGGGTCCCCGCCGCACATAGTGGTCGCCTGCGCGGGCATCATGGACGCCAAGTACCCCGCGCTGGCCGACACCGCCGTGGAGGACTTCGACGCCACGTTCGCGGTGAACACGCGCGGCAAGTTCCTGGTGTGCCGGGAGGCCGCCCGGCGCATCCCTCCCAACAGCGGTGGGCGCATCGTGACGTTCTCGTCGTCGACGGTCGCCGTGCTGACGCCGGGTTACGCGGCGTACGCGGCGTCCAACGCCGCCGTGGAGGCGATGACGAGGATCCTGGCCAAGGAGGTGGCGGCCAAGGGGATCACGGCCAACGTGGTGGCGCCGGGCCCTGTGAACACGGACCTTTTCTTTGCCGGGAAGGATGAGGCGTCCCTAGAGAGGGTGAAAAAAACCATAGGGCGTATAGCCGAGACGACAGAGATCGCGCCCGTGGTGGCGTTCCTGGCGAGCGAGGCCTCGTCCTGGGTGAACGGTCAGGTTATCAGGGTCAACGGGGGCGTCGCGTGA
- the LOC8070533 gene encoding plant intracellular Ras-group-related LRR protein 8, whose translation MEAAPTTITVQVKFAGRTIPVEVPAAASGAELKRLLQPLTNVLPRGQKLICKGKVLEDAASLSSMQVVDGSKVMLIASQGLHQGDGPITKNSNSSATTVRRPSNAKENQAQKPEAVVTKSRSERWKLTGVVALHDCDLKVVPEEVWDCGPSIRILDINNNSIKEIPHKISALKSLNKLLLTANDIADDSICWEGLSCLQKLLNLSLSKNRLVSLPSTLGLLTSLRELRVANNRLDNLPIEIGQLKHLQILIASNNRITSLPSSIGDCESLAEVDLSSNLLTELPEAFGYLCNLKVLHIRNNGLTSLPATLFKKCSQLITLDLHGTEITNDVLRQVEGWEEFDERRRQKHQKQLDFRVGSSGVFDEGADDDNRRR comes from the exons ATGGAGGCCGCGCCTACCACCATCACCGTCCAGGTCAAGTTCGCCGGGCGGACCATCCCCGTGGAGGTCCCGGCCGCGGCTTCCGGCGCGGAGCTGAAGCGCCTCCTCCAGCCGCTCACCAACGTCCTCCCGCGCGGCCAGAAGCTCATCTGCAAAG GCAAAGTGCTCGAGGATGCCGCAAGCCTGAGCTCGATGCAAGTAGTGGACGGATCCAAGGTCATGCTCATCGCGTCGCAGGGGCTTCATCAGGGG GATGGTCCTATCACAAAGAATAGCAATAGCTCAGCAACAACTGTAAGAAGGCCTTCAAATGCTAaggagaatcaagcacaaaaaCCAGAGGCAGTTGTCACCAAAAGTCGATCTGAGCGCTGGAAGTTAACAGGTGTTGTTGCGCTACATGATTGTGACTTGAAG GTAGTGCCTGAAGAAGTCTGGGATTGTGGCCCCTCGATACGAATACtagacatcaacaacaacagtaTCAAGGAAATTCCACACAAAATCTCTGCTCTTAAATCTCTAAAT AAATTGCTCCTAACTGCCAATGATATAGCTGATGATAGCATCTGCTGGGAAGGTCTATCATGTCTTCAAAAGTTATTGAATTTATCTTTAAGCAAAAACCG ACTGGTTAGCTTGCCATCAACTTTGGGCTTGCTGACTTCTCTACGTGAACTACGTGTTGCAAATAACAGGCTTGATAATTTGCCTATAGAAATAGGACAGCTGAAGCACCTCCAGATTCTCATAGCAAGTAACAATAG GATAACTTCATTGCCTTCATCAATAGGAGATTGTGAATCTCTCGCTGAG GTTGACCTGTCATCAAATCTCTTAACTGAACTGCCAGAGGCCTTTGGGTACCTTTGTAATCTTAAG gttttgcATATAAGGAACAATGGCCTGACGTCCTTGCCAGCAACGTTATTCAAAAAGTGCTCGCAGCTTATTACACTCGATCTCCATGGCACAGAAATTACAAATGATGTTCTTCGACAG GTGGAGGGGTGGGAGGAGTTCGACGAGCGGCGGAGGCAgaaacatcagaagcagctcgACTTCCGTGTTGGCTCATCTGGTGTGTTCGACGAAGGCGCGGATGATGATAACAGGCGAAGGTGA